From a single Tumebacillus sp. BK434 genomic region:
- the yycF gene encoding response regulator YycF has protein sequence MDYKILVVDDELPIADILKFSLEKENYGVVLAHDGQEAVDKATAEQPDLILLDVMLPKKDGFAVCREIRAFSSVPIIMLTARDSEIDKVLGLEIGADDYVTKPFSNRELMARVKANLRRQQQPADTKSAAEQKPKYTVGELVIDTATYEVSKRGADMGLTHREFELLVYLIKHRGTVLTREQLLQEVWGYDYYGDVRTVDVTIRRLREKIEDDPSNPEYILTRRGVGYTLRR, from the coding sequence ATGGACTATAAGATCTTGGTGGTCGATGACGAACTGCCAATTGCCGATATTCTCAAGTTCTCCTTGGAAAAAGAGAACTATGGAGTCGTGCTCGCCCACGACGGCCAGGAAGCGGTCGACAAAGCGACGGCCGAGCAGCCCGACCTGATTTTGCTCGACGTGATGCTTCCGAAAAAAGACGGGTTCGCCGTCTGCCGCGAAATCCGCGCCTTCTCCAGCGTCCCGATCATCATGCTCACCGCCCGGGACAGCGAGATCGACAAAGTGCTCGGTCTCGAAATCGGCGCTGACGACTACGTGACCAAGCCGTTTTCCAACCGCGAGCTGATGGCGCGCGTCAAAGCCAACCTGCGCCGCCAACAGCAGCCGGCCGATACCAAGTCGGCCGCCGAGCAGAAGCCGAAATACACCGTCGGTGAACTCGTGATCGACACCGCGACTTACGAGGTCAGCAAGCGCGGTGCCGACATGGGACTTACGCACCGCGAATTTGAACTGCTCGTGTACCTGATCAAACACCGCGGCACCGTGCTCACCCGCGAACAGCTCTTGCAGGAAGTCTGGGGCTACGACTACTACGGCGATGTCCGCACCGTCGATGTCACCATCCGCCGCCTGCGCGAGAAGATCGAGGACGATCCGAGCAACCCGGAATACATCCTGACCCGCCGCGGCGTTGGCTACACGCTGAGGAGGTAG
- the rplI gene encoding 50S ribosomal protein L9 gives MKVIFLQDVKGQGKKGEVKEVSPGYAQNFLFSKNLAVEATAEAINRHKQQAAGEARKAAGLLQEAKDLAAVLKETTVVLKTKAGDGGRVFGAISTKQIADALKEQKKLNIDKRKILLDEPIKALGTTVVTLKLHPEVTTEMRVQVVAE, from the coding sequence ATGAAAGTAATTTTCTTACAAGACGTAAAAGGCCAAGGAAAAAAAGGCGAAGTCAAAGAGGTATCTCCGGGCTACGCACAAAACTTCCTTTTTTCAAAGAACCTTGCCGTCGAGGCGACCGCTGAAGCGATCAACCGCCACAAGCAGCAAGCGGCGGGCGAAGCGCGCAAGGCGGCAGGCTTGCTGCAGGAAGCCAAAGACTTGGCAGCAGTTCTGAAAGAGACCACCGTCGTGCTGAAAACCAAAGCGGGCGACGGCGGCCGCGTGTTTGGCGCGATCTCGACCAAGCAGATCGCCGATGCGCTGAAAGAACAAAAGAAACTGAACATCGACAAGCGTAAAATTCTTCTGGACGAGCCGATCAAAGCGCTTGGCACGACCGTGGTCACCTTGAAGCTGCACCCGGAAGTGACGACCGAAATGCGCGTCCAGGTAGTTGCGGAGTAG
- a CDS encoding ABC transporter permease subunit: MTRRFGLNKTLLYKEWRDHRFLFLVYFCLISIPAITYPIIFWLTLPTKYNELDWTQMTWLRDAQQMLSGGEPFSIIISIFIAIGVGAMMLTNDRVTNTLEFLAALPVSRREIVTAKYAVGTLFFLVTVALNVLALLFWKLLFGDVRYEAVEAVEWGVQFAGVLLALYSVSFLMSTIAGNRMAAGMLGLTATLGLHVFIGVLDEAITPNFPYEKSWLQHLSLLNYLPSVSHPFGNEQPYLIFLGLAAFSLLCWFLSVKLFQSNPFENHGRFLVYKRLTLPMIALFVISLFLWFSR; encoded by the coding sequence ATGACCCGGCGTTTCGGCTTGAATAAAACGCTGCTCTACAAAGAGTGGCGCGACCACCGCTTTCTGTTTCTCGTCTATTTCTGCCTGATCAGCATTCCGGCAATCACCTATCCGATCATCTTTTGGCTGACGCTGCCAACGAAGTACAACGAACTGGACTGGACGCAGATGACGTGGCTGCGGGATGCTCAGCAAATGCTCAGCGGTGGCGAACCGTTCAGCATCATCATCTCGATCTTTATTGCGATCGGGGTTGGCGCGATGATGCTGACCAATGACCGCGTCACGAACACGCTGGAGTTCCTCGCCGCGCTGCCGGTCAGCCGCCGGGAGATCGTGACCGCCAAATATGCGGTCGGCACGCTGTTCTTCCTCGTTACGGTCGCGCTGAACGTGCTGGCCCTGCTGTTCTGGAAACTGCTGTTTGGCGATGTCCGGTATGAGGCGGTCGAGGCTGTGGAGTGGGGCGTGCAGTTTGCCGGCGTGCTGTTGGCTTTGTACAGCGTGAGTTTCCTGATGTCCACCATCGCCGGCAATCGGATGGCGGCAGGGATGCTGGGCTTAACGGCGACGCTGGGCCTGCATGTCTTCATCGGGGTGCTGGACGAGGCGATCACGCCGAATTTCCCGTATGAGAAGTCGTGGCTGCAGCACCTCTCCCTTCTCAACTACCTGCCGTCTGTCTCTCATCCGTTCGGCAACGAACAGCCTTATCTGATCTTCCTCGGCCTGGCCGCCTTTTCATTGCTTTGCTGGTTCCTGTCTGTCAAGCTGTTCCAAAGCAATCCGTTTGAGAATCATGGACGGTTCCTCGTGTACAAACGATTGACGCTGCCGATGATCGCTCTGTTTGTGATCAGTTTGTTCCTGTGGTTTTCCAGATAG
- a CDS encoding MazG-like family protein has translation MPDFHKDMDITKNIRMIEWLKAELLDNVSGLFRGFLKGTESVLLEHLANIVVLTYMLARRCGIDFHELERSVVEKVDHGIETGHQSETWYGDLSGLKEHMKRRR, from the coding sequence ATGCCTGACTTCCACAAAGATATGGACATCACCAAGAACATTCGCATGATCGAATGGCTGAAGGCCGAACTGCTCGACAATGTGTCAGGCCTGTTTCGCGGATTCTTAAAAGGCACCGAATCGGTATTGCTCGAACACTTGGCGAACATCGTGGTGCTCACGTACATGCTGGCCCGCCGCTGCGGGATCGATTTTCACGAGCTGGAACGTTCCGTCGTCGAGAAGGTCGATCACGGCATCGAGACCGGTCACCAGTCCGAGACGTGGTACGGCGACCTCAGCGGGTTAAAAGAGCATATGAAACGGAGACGCTAA
- a CDS encoding ABC transporter ATP-binding protein, with the protein MSGYALETRGLTKVFDGERALDRLSLVVPHGSIFGLMGPNGAGKSTLIRLLLGVLQPTAGDATVLGRSIADPSGVWRQEIGYVADYQNFFPHYKVGELLAFCAKLYPNWDDKRCRDLLDLFQIPSGKRVRALSKGMKTQLALIIALSMRPRMLLLDEPTSGLDPVMKHHFKQLVLQAAASGDTTVFFSTHNLNDLEQMADHVAVLMKGKLLFTRSLDELKENTCKIQAVFSEGLPDAIREAPGVLSVQEQGKVSTIIVQDHTAALMGMIEAHRPDFVETLDLSLEEVFIQTMGKEGYAHDPAFRLE; encoded by the coding sequence ATGAGCGGATATGCGTTGGAAACGCGCGGTTTGACGAAAGTGTTTGACGGCGAGCGGGCGCTCGATCGCTTGAGTCTGGTCGTGCCGCACGGCAGCATCTTCGGCCTGATGGGGCCGAACGGGGCCGGGAAGAGCACGCTGATCCGCCTGCTGCTCGGGGTGTTGCAGCCGACGGCAGGTGACGCGACGGTGCTCGGACGCAGCATCGCCGACCCCTCCGGCGTCTGGCGGCAGGAGATCGGCTATGTGGCCGACTACCAGAACTTCTTCCCGCACTACAAGGTCGGCGAACTGCTCGCCTTTTGCGCCAAGCTCTACCCGAACTGGGATGACAAGCGATGCCGGGATCTGCTTGACTTGTTTCAGATCCCGTCCGGCAAGCGGGTGCGGGCGCTTTCCAAAGGCATGAAAACGCAGCTCGCCCTGATCATCGCTCTCTCGATGCGGCCACGGATGCTCCTGCTCGATGAGCCGACGAGCGGGCTCGACCCGGTGATGAAGCACCACTTCAAACAACTCGTGCTGCAGGCGGCGGCGAGTGGCGACACGACAGTCTTCTTCTCCACGCACAACTTGAACGACCTGGAGCAGATGGCCGATCATGTGGCCGTGCTGATGAAAGGGAAACTGCTCTTCACGCGCTCGCTCGATGAGCTGAAAGAAAACACTTGCAAGATCCAGGCGGTATTCTCCGAAGGGCTACCCGATGCGATCCGCGAGGCCCCCGGCGTGCTGAGCGTGCAGGAGCAGGGCAAGGTGTCGACGATCATCGTGCAGGATCACACAGCTGCCTTGATGGGCATGATCGAAGCGCACCGGCCCGATTTTGTGGAGACGCTCGATCTCTCGTTGGAGGAGGTCTTCATCCAGACGATGGGGAAGGAGGGATATGCGCATGACCCGGCGTTTCGGCTTGAATAA
- the dnaB gene encoding replicative DNA helicase: MEEELVERVPPQNVEAEQAVLGAVLISNEALITVSELLAPEDFYRKTHQMIFEAILRIAEKGSPVDMVTLTTDLQNQGLIDEVGGVQYLASLSHSVPTAVNADHYATIVKEKSVMRRLINTATKIAATGYTGADVTEVIDEAERSILQISQAGSVSKGFTHVKDVLLNTFERIEFLYNNKGGVTGIPSGYPDLDKMTSGFHGSELIILAARPAVGKTAFALNVAQNIAVRAGEPVAIFSLEMGAEQLVQRMLCAEANIDAGKMRTGFLDEDDWPKLTMAVGTLSEAPIFVDDTPGITVTEIRAKCRRLKAEQGGKLGMVMIDYLQLIQGRGRGDNRQQEVSEISRTLKLIARELNVPVIALSQLSRSVESRQDKRPMMSDLRESGSIEQDADIVAFLYRDDYYNPESERKNIIEIIIAKQRSGPTGTVELVFLKNFNKFVSLERAPGA, encoded by the coding sequence ATGGAAGAAGAACTCGTGGAGCGGGTGCCTCCACAGAACGTGGAAGCGGAACAGGCGGTGCTCGGGGCTGTTTTGATCTCCAATGAGGCCCTGATCACCGTTTCGGAGCTGCTGGCTCCTGAAGATTTCTACCGCAAGACGCACCAGATGATCTTTGAAGCGATCTTGCGGATTGCGGAAAAAGGCAGCCCGGTCGACATGGTCACCTTGACGACCGATCTGCAAAATCAAGGACTGATCGACGAAGTGGGCGGGGTGCAATACCTCGCTTCTTTGTCGCACTCGGTGCCGACGGCTGTCAACGCCGACCACTACGCGACGATCGTCAAGGAAAAGTCGGTCATGCGTCGCCTGATCAACACGGCGACGAAGATCGCGGCGACCGGCTACACCGGTGCCGACGTGACCGAAGTGATCGACGAAGCGGAGCGCAGCATCCTGCAGATCTCGCAGGCGGGGAGCGTCAGCAAGGGCTTCACGCATGTGAAAGATGTGTTGTTGAACACGTTTGAACGGATCGAGTTTTTATATAACAACAAAGGCGGGGTGACGGGGATTCCCTCCGGCTACCCCGATCTGGATAAGATGACCTCCGGCTTTCACGGGTCGGAATTGATCATCCTCGCCGCCCGTCCGGCGGTCGGGAAGACGGCGTTTGCGCTGAACGTGGCGCAGAACATCGCCGTCCGCGCGGGAGAACCGGTGGCGATCTTCTCGCTGGAGATGGGCGCCGAGCAGCTGGTGCAGCGGATGCTGTGTGCGGAAGCGAACATCGACGCGGGGAAGATGCGGACCGGTTTTCTGGACGAGGACGACTGGCCGAAGCTGACGATGGCGGTCGGCACACTGTCCGAAGCGCCGATCTTCGTCGACGACACGCCGGGGATCACGGTGACCGAGATCCGCGCGAAGTGCAGACGTTTGAAAGCGGAGCAGGGCGGGAAGCTGGGGATGGTCATGATCGACTACCTCCAGCTGATCCAAGGCCGGGGCCGCGGGGACAACCGTCAGCAGGAGGTCTCCGAGATCTCGCGTACCTTGAAGCTGATCGCGCGTGAGCTGAACGTGCCGGTCATCGCCCTGTCGCAGCTTTCGCGTTCTGTCGAGTCGCGTCAGGACAAGCGCCCGATGATGTCCGACCTTCGCGAATCCGGCTCGATCGAGCAGGACGCCGACATCGTTGCGTTCCTGTACCGCGACGACTACTACAACCCGGAGTCTGAGCGGAAGAACATCATCGAGATCATCATCGCCAAGCAGCGTTCCGGTCCGACGGGGACTGTCGAGCTCGTCTTCCTGAAAAACTTCAACAAATTCGTCTCCTTAGAGAGAGCACCGGGAGCCTAA
- a CDS encoding adenylosuccinate synthase codes for MATVVVVGTQWGDEGKGKITDFLAEKAGVVARYQGGNNAGHTIWINGIEYKLHLIPSGIFYEEKICVIGNGMVVNPAALVKELQYLHDKGVSTKGLRISDKAHIVLPYHLKLDVLEEESKGDAKIGTTKKGIGPAYMDKAARIGIRMIDLMDGEDFAEILKRNLKQKNEVLTKLYGAEPFTFEEIYDEYMGYAEVLRPYVTDTSVVLNEEIDRGTDILFEGAQASMLDIDQGTYPYVTSSNPVAGGVTIGSGVGPTKIDKVIGTVKAYSTRVGDGPFPTELLDETGEFIRTQGREFGTTTGRPRRCGWFDALVVRHARRVSGLDGMALTRLDILTGLEELKVCVAYNYKGETLTEFPTAFRVLKDCEPVYETLPGWTEDISGVRSFDELPENAKAYVRKLEEITSVPLAILSVGPGREQTIPVVELYEGR; via the coding sequence GTGGCAACAGTAGTCGTTGTCGGAACCCAATGGGGCGACGAAGGGAAAGGTAAGATTACGGACTTCCTGGCGGAGAAAGCAGGGGTTGTAGCACGCTATCAAGGGGGCAACAACGCCGGGCATACCATCTGGATTAACGGAATTGAATATAAACTGCACCTGATCCCGTCCGGGATCTTCTATGAAGAAAAAATCTGCGTGATCGGCAACGGCATGGTCGTCAACCCGGCCGCGCTGGTCAAAGAGCTGCAATACCTGCATGACAAAGGCGTTTCGACCAAAGGCCTGCGCATCTCGGACAAGGCGCACATCGTGCTGCCGTATCACCTCAAGCTCGACGTGCTCGAAGAAGAGAGTAAAGGCGACGCGAAGATCGGCACCACCAAAAAAGGCATCGGGCCGGCCTACATGGACAAAGCAGCGCGCATCGGCATCCGCATGATCGATCTGATGGACGGAGAAGACTTTGCCGAGATCCTCAAGCGCAACCTCAAACAGAAAAACGAAGTTCTGACCAAGCTGTACGGCGCAGAACCGTTCACTTTTGAAGAGATCTACGACGAGTACATGGGCTACGCAGAAGTGCTGCGCCCGTACGTGACCGATACGTCCGTCGTGCTGAACGAAGAGATCGACAGAGGCACCGACATCCTGTTCGAAGGCGCACAGGCTTCGATGCTCGACATCGACCAAGGCACCTACCCGTACGTCACCTCGTCCAACCCGGTCGCAGGCGGCGTCACCATCGGCTCCGGCGTCGGCCCGACCAAGATCGACAAAGTCATCGGTACGGTCAAGGCGTACTCGACCCGCGTCGGCGACGGTCCGTTCCCGACCGAGCTGCTCGATGAGACCGGCGAGTTCATCCGCACCCAAGGCCGCGAGTTCGGCACCACCACAGGTCGTCCGCGCCGCTGCGGCTGGTTCGACGCGCTCGTCGTCCGCCACGCGCGCCGTGTATCGGGTCTCGACGGCATGGCGCTGACCCGCCTCGACATCCTGACCGGTCTCGAAGAACTGAAAGTCTGCGTCGCTTACAACTACAAAGGCGAGACCCTGACCGAGTTCCCCACCGCCTTCCGCGTGCTCAAAGACTGCGAACCGGTCTACGAAACCTTGCCGGGCTGGACGGAAGACATCTCCGGCGTGCGCTCCTTCGACGAGCTCCCGGAGAACGCGAAAGCTTACGTCCGCAAGCTCGAAGAGATCACTTCCGTGCCGCTGGCAATCCTCTCCGTCGGCCCGGGTCGTGAACAGACGATCCCGGTCGTCGAACTCTACGAAGGCCGTTAA
- the lonC gene encoding Lon family ATP-dependent protease, with product MLKKLLKKLNRIPGSKLHEKLDNEEAVRRQVTALFGILSSIYGPDKLVLRAGKLDALSLMRSSVVEDRVIALQRIVFENPTIEERPTPDRIPEILNEVEEAIANFVARKTVEEDLEKRVNERMQEKHEEYIKDIRTQMVKEQSGPENAQTLKKFAQLEKLETVKLSKSTYELVRPQQMDQIIGQEQAKRSLLSKLASPFPQHILIYGPPGVGKTTAARIALQEAAQLASTPFAQEAPFVEVDGTTLRWDPRDITNPLLGSVHDPIYQGARRDFADTAIPEPKPGLVTDAHGGILFIDEIGELDPVLQNKLLKVLEDKRVRFESPYYDPDDQNVPKYIQKLFEEGAPADFILIGATTRDPSEINPALRSRCAEIYFEPLVPEQVEEIVAGAAERLQVSLEPSVAKTIAKYTIEGRKAVNLLSDAHGLAVYRAGGHAEEPVVIVEHDIEEVLRMNRLVPYVKDKEQDDAPSEIGKIYGLGVAGFLGSTIEIEAVAFPAAEAGKGRLRFNDTAGSMAKDSVFNAAAVLRRIAGKDIADYDVHVNVVGGGRIDGPSAGVAITLAIYSAMLGKPIPQDVAITGEISIQGKVKPVGGVFEKIFGARQAGMNRVFVPYDNRRDVPSDTEGITVHIVKTIDEVLGLVFEESVETIAAS from the coding sequence ATGCTGAAAAAACTGCTTAAGAAACTCAATCGAATCCCTGGCAGCAAGCTGCATGAGAAGTTGGACAACGAAGAAGCGGTGCGCCGTCAGGTCACCGCATTGTTTGGGATTCTGAGCAGTATCTATGGACCGGATAAGCTGGTGCTTCGCGCAGGGAAACTCGATGCTTTGTCGCTGATGCGCTCCTCCGTCGTGGAAGACCGCGTCATTGCGCTGCAGCGCATCGTGTTTGAGAACCCGACCATTGAAGAACGCCCGACCCCGGATCGCATCCCGGAGATCTTGAACGAAGTGGAAGAGGCGATCGCCAACTTCGTGGCGAGAAAAACGGTGGAAGAAGATCTGGAGAAGCGCGTCAATGAGCGCATGCAGGAGAAACACGAAGAATACATCAAGGACATCCGCACGCAGATGGTCAAGGAGCAGTCCGGGCCGGAAAACGCGCAGACCTTGAAGAAATTTGCCCAGTTGGAAAAATTGGAGACGGTCAAGCTCTCCAAGTCGACGTATGAGCTGGTCCGCCCGCAGCAGATGGACCAGATCATCGGCCAGGAGCAGGCGAAGCGCTCGCTGCTCTCGAAGCTGGCGAGCCCGTTCCCGCAGCACATCCTGATCTACGGCCCGCCCGGCGTCGGCAAGACGACGGCCGCCCGGATCGCGCTGCAGGAAGCGGCGCAGCTCGCCTCGACCCCGTTTGCGCAGGAAGCACCGTTTGTGGAAGTGGACGGCACGACGCTGCGCTGGGACCCGCGCGACATCACCAACCCGCTGCTCGGCTCGGTGCACGACCCGATCTACCAAGGCGCGCGCCGCGATTTTGCCGACACGGCAATTCCGGAGCCGAAGCCGGGTCTGGTCACCGATGCGCACGGCGGCATTTTGTTTATCGATGAGATCGGGGAATTAGACCCGGTCTTGCAAAATAAGCTGTTGAAAGTCTTGGAGGACAAGCGCGTTCGCTTCGAGTCTCCCTATTATGATCCGGACGATCAGAACGTACCCAAGTACATTCAGAAATTGTTCGAGGAAGGCGCGCCGGCCGATTTCATTTTGATCGGCGCGACCACCCGCGACCCGTCGGAGATCAACCCTGCCCTGCGTTCGCGCTGTGCGGAGATCTATTTTGAGCCGCTGGTGCCGGAGCAGGTTGAGGAGATCGTGGCGGGTGCGGCGGAGCGTCTGCAAGTCAGCCTGGAGCCGTCTGTCGCCAAGACGATCGCCAAGTACACGATCGAAGGGCGCAAAGCGGTCAACCTCTTGTCGGACGCGCACGGCCTCGCGGTGTACCGCGCTGGCGGCCATGCCGAAGAGCCGGTGGTGATCGTGGAGCACGACATCGAAGAAGTGCTGCGCATGAACCGTTTGGTGCCGTATGTGAAAGACAAGGAGCAGGATGACGCGCCGTCCGAGATCGGCAAGATCTACGGTCTTGGCGTGGCGGGCTTCCTCGGTTCCACCATCGAGATCGAAGCGGTGGCGTTCCCGGCGGCCGAAGCGGGCAAAGGGCGTCTGCGCTTTAACGATACGGCAGGTTCGATGGCGAAAGACTCGGTGTTCAACGCCGCGGCGGTCTTGCGCCGCATCGCCGGCAAGGACATCGCCGACTATGACGTGCACGTCAACGTCGTCGGCGGCGGGCGCATCGACGGCCCGTCGGCCGGTGTGGCGATCACGCTGGCGATCTACAGCGCGATGCTCGGCAAGCCGATCCCGCAGGATGTGGCGATCACGGGCGAGATTTCGATCCAAGGCAAGGTCAAGCCGGTCGGCGGCGTGTTTGAGAAGATCTTCGGCGCGCGCCAGGCGGGGATGAACCGCGTGTTCGTGCCGTACGACAACCGCCGCGATGTGCCGAGCGACACGGAAGGCATCACGGTGCATATCGTGAAGACGATCGACGAAGTGCTCGGGCTGGTGTTCGAGGAGTCGGTCGAGACGATTGCAGCCAGCTAG
- a CDS encoding GntR family transcriptional regulator, with protein sequence MWFNIDPRSSVPIYQQLIEGVKGAVAKGTLTPGEKLPSVRELAGQITINHNTIAKAYQELEREGIIETLRGRGTFVAEQQQTMSREERKRVIKGMLERMLVEAHYLQLEEEELLEILEESVREWYRERREQS encoded by the coding sequence ATGTGGTTTAACATCGACCCGCGGTCGAGCGTGCCGATCTATCAGCAACTGATCGAAGGGGTCAAAGGGGCGGTGGCCAAAGGGACGCTGACGCCGGGGGAGAAGCTGCCTTCGGTGCGCGAGCTGGCCGGACAGATCACGATCAACCACAACACGATCGCCAAAGCGTATCAGGAATTGGAGCGCGAAGGGATCATTGAGACACTGCGCGGGCGGGGCACGTTTGTCGCCGAGCAGCAGCAGACGATGTCGAGAGAGGAGCGGAAACGGGTGATCAAAGGAATGCTGGAACGAATGCTTGTCGAAGCGCATTACCTGCAGCTGGAGGAAGAGGAGCTCCTGGAGATCCTCGAGGAGTCGGTGCGGGAATGGTACCGTGAACGGAGGGAGCAGTCATGA
- a CDS encoding class I SAM-dependent methyltransferase, producing the protein MSAQAGSFEQYVSAYEAKMSEPWGVMFYDILYAQLGNQLDADTQTALVVGSGLGTLDRWLAGRGLQVTGTDVAPAMVAYAQQKADAAGLAINYQVHDVLTGTMEEQFDLIVCHNVLEYVAMPDFAVANLASWLQPGGKLSLVLHNPVNKVLKAAVQGQDPLKALELLDRREFHFEMMNATARNYTLAEAANWLNFCGFDVLEHYGVRTVYDLIPNEPKSDPAWHQNALQMELVLSTRSPYKEMAMFNHLIARKR; encoded by the coding sequence ATGTCAGCGCAAGCCGGATCTTTTGAACAATACGTCAGCGCTTACGAAGCCAAGATGAGCGAGCCGTGGGGCGTGATGTTTTACGACATCCTGTACGCACAGCTCGGCAACCAGCTCGATGCCGATACCCAAACGGCATTGGTCGTCGGCAGCGGCCTCGGCACGCTTGACCGCTGGCTGGCCGGGCGGGGTCTGCAAGTGACCGGCACCGATGTCGCCCCGGCGATGGTCGCCTATGCGCAGCAAAAAGCGGATGCAGCGGGGCTTGCGATCAACTATCAGGTGCACGATGTGCTGACCGGCACGATGGAGGAGCAGTTCGACCTGATCGTCTGCCACAACGTGCTGGAGTATGTCGCCATGCCCGATTTTGCCGTCGCCAATCTGGCCTCGTGGCTGCAGCCGGGCGGGAAGCTGTCCCTGGTGCTGCACAACCCGGTGAACAAAGTCCTGAAAGCGGCGGTGCAGGGGCAAGATCCCTTGAAAGCACTGGAACTGCTCGACCGGCGCGAGTTCCATTTTGAGATGATGAACGCCACCGCCCGCAACTACACGCTGGCCGAAGCGGCGAACTGGCTGAACTTCTGCGGCTTCGACGTCCTCGAGCACTACGGCGTGCGCACCGTCTATGACCTGATCCCCAACGAGCCAAAATCTGACCCGGCGTGGCACCAAAACGCCTTGCAGATGGAGTTGGTGCTCAGCACGCGCTCCCCGTACAAAGAGATGGCGATGTTCAACCACCTGATCGCCCGCAAACGATAA